A genomic window from Indioceanicola profundi includes:
- a CDS encoding efflux RND transporter periplasmic adaptor subunit — MKKTVIGVSVLALMAAGIGYWSLNQGSSPIPTASTQEAPAAGDNHEHGEEDEHAHEEGGANDSHGSAGEDTHGHGDEHGHEDAHGHEDEEGAIHLTEAQIGRSNIKVVEAGPSEVSTEVQVMGTIVPDADRMAHVTTRVPGVVAEVLKRLGDQVAAGDVLAVLDSRDLAEAKADYLAALRQEALASTTLKREEDLRRKKVSAEQDYLDASTAAETSRIALDVARQRLATLGLTDAELEALPKQDPRAMSRLEVRAPMSGRVTERNAIRGELISAEKEIFTVADLSTVWVELPVYASDIPQVREGQVVTVKGPAGQTVQGKVIFTGPTIDPQTGAARVVASLENPDGTWRPGDFVSGAIASGGEPADVAVPASALQTLNGETVVFVRNEEGFETRVVEVGRRSSSTAEIVFGLFPGDPVASGNTFLLKAEASRGAAEHSHSH; from the coding sequence ATGAAGAAGACTGTGATCGGCGTGTCCGTGCTGGCCCTGATGGCCGCCGGAATCGGCTATTGGAGCCTCAACCAGGGCAGCAGCCCCATTCCCACTGCGTCCACCCAAGAGGCCCCTGCAGCTGGCGACAACCATGAGCATGGCGAGGAGGATGAACACGCTCATGAGGAGGGCGGGGCCAACGATAGCCATGGCAGCGCAGGCGAGGATACCCATGGCCACGGTGACGAGCACGGCCACGAGGACGCGCACGGCCATGAGGATGAGGAAGGCGCCATCCACCTGACCGAGGCCCAGATTGGCCGCTCCAACATCAAGGTCGTCGAGGCTGGACCAAGCGAGGTCTCGACGGAGGTCCAGGTCATGGGCACCATTGTGCCCGATGCCGACCGGATGGCCCATGTCACGACCCGCGTTCCGGGCGTCGTCGCGGAGGTGCTGAAGCGCCTGGGCGACCAGGTCGCCGCCGGAGACGTGCTGGCCGTGCTGGACAGCCGCGACCTGGCCGAGGCCAAGGCCGACTACCTGGCGGCCTTGCGCCAGGAAGCGCTCGCCAGCACCACGCTGAAGCGCGAAGAGGACCTCCGGCGCAAGAAAGTCTCGGCCGAGCAGGACTATCTCGACGCCAGCACGGCGGCGGAGACCAGCCGGATCGCCCTGGATGTGGCCCGCCAGCGTCTGGCCACCTTGGGCCTGACCGACGCTGAACTCGAGGCTCTGCCCAAGCAGGACCCGCGGGCCATGAGCCGCCTGGAGGTCCGCGCCCCGATGAGTGGGCGGGTCACGGAACGGAATGCGATCCGTGGCGAACTGATTTCGGCGGAGAAGGAGATCTTCACGGTCGCCGATCTCTCCACCGTCTGGGTGGAACTGCCCGTCTATGCCAGCGACATACCGCAGGTCCGTGAAGGCCAGGTGGTCACCGTCAAGGGGCCTGCGGGACAGACGGTCCAAGGAAAGGTGATCTTCACTGGCCCCACCATCGACCCGCAGACCGGGGCAGCCCGCGTCGTCGCCAGCCTGGAGAACCCGGATGGCACATGGCGCCCCGGCGACTTCGTGTCTGGGGCGATCGCCAGCGGCGGTGAACCGGCGGACGTCGCGGTGCCCGCCTCGGCACTCCAGACCCTGAACGGGGAAACCGTGGTGTTCGTCCGGAATGAGGAAGGCTTCGAGACCCGTGTCGTCGAGGTCGGCCGCCGCAGCAGCAGCACGGCGGAGATCGTGTTCGGGCTTTTTCCCGGCGAT